CGCCACCCTCGGTGTTGGCGCCGACCCAGACGCCGACGAGCTGGGCGACCTTCTCGCGGAGGGTCATCGCCCCGATCAGGGAGTCGACGCGGTCCTCCGGTGCGGCGGCGGTGTTCCGCCAGGGGGCGTCGTTGAGTGTTGTTTCTGTCATGATCACTTTCCGCCAGCGCCCATGAGGCCCTGGACAAGCGCGCGGCGCGCAAACAGGTAGACGAGCAGCACGGGCACCATCGAGAGGGTCACGGCGGCGAGCAGCCCCGGGATGTTGATGCCGTACTGGGTCTGGAAGTTGAAGAGGCCGAGGGTCACCACGCGGGTGCTCTCGGACTGGGTCAGGATCAGGGGGAACAGGAAGCCGTTCCACGCCTGGAGCGCGGAGAAGACCGCGATCGTGGAGATCCCGCCCTTGGACAGCGGCAGGACCAGCCGGAAGAAGGCCCGGGCGGGGCTGGCGCCGTCCATGGCCATCGCCTCGTACAGCTCGCCCGTGATGTCGCGCATCGTGCCGCTGAGGATCAGCGTGCAGATGGGCAGGGCGAACGCCGCCGTCGGGAGGATGACGCCGATCAGGTTGTCGTAGAGTCCCACCGTGTTGATCAGGTAGAACACCGGGACGATCACGGCCTGCGCGGGGATCGCGAGCCCCAGCAGGAAGAAGCGGAACACGAACGACGCCGCACGGCTCCGGCTGCGCACGATCGCGTAGCTGAGCGGCGGGACGAGCAGCAGGACGATCGCGACGACGCCGACCGTCACTACCACCGTGTTCAGGAAGTACCGGCCGAACCCGCTGGTGATGGCATCCGCGTAGTTCTGCAGCGTGAAGCTCGAGGGGAAGGACAGCGGGCCGTTGTCCCCGAACTCCTCACGCGTCTGGAAGGTGCCCGAGAGCATCACGTACAGGGGGATCGCGACGATCAGCAGCCAGATGAAGGAGCCGATACCGGCGAGGTAATTGGGGCGGGTCTTCATCAGAGTCCTTCCAGCGAGCTGTTCATCTTGTCGTAGCCGGACACCTTGACCACCACGAGGGAGATCAGGGTGGCGACGACGACGAGCACCAGCGCGATCGCGCTGCCGACGCCGAAGTCGAAGCTCTGGAACGCCTCCTGGTACATGTAGAAGGCCGTGATGGTGGTGTCGGTGCCCGGTCCGCCGTTGGTGAGGATGAGCACCGTCTCGAAGGTCGTCAGACCACCGACGACCATCAGGATGATCGAGGTGATGGCCGTGTTCCGCAGCTGGGGCAGGGTGATGGAGAAGAACTGGCGCACCATACCCGCGCCGTCGATCGACGCCGCCTGGTACAGCACGGTCGGGATGCCCTTGGCCGCGCCCTGGTAGATCAGGGTGTGGAAGGGGGTGAACTGCCACATGCCGACGAAGATCAGGACGCCGATCGCGCCCGACTGGGTGCCGAGCAGGTTGCCGTCGCCGAAGAGCCAGGACAGCTGCCCCGGGATGCCGAAGTTCGGATCGAGCAGCGCACGCCACAGCACGGAGATGGCGGCCGAGGACAGGAGCAGCGGAACGAAGTAGATGGCGCTGAGGATGGCGCGGTTGCGCTGGTTGCCTGCCGCCCACACGCCGAGCAGGATGCTCAGTGGCGTCTGGGTGACCACCCCGAGGACGATGAAGAGCAGGCTGAGCCAGAGGCTCTTGACCATCACCGGATCGGTGACGAGCGTCTCCCAGTTCTCGAGCCCCACGAACTCCGGATCGCCGAGGCCGCTCCACGAGGTGAAGGACAGGACGGCGACCGCGGCCAGCGGCACGAGGGCGAAGAGGGCGAAGAAGATCGTGGCGGGCAGGGCCC
This genomic interval from Arthrobacter agilis contains the following:
- a CDS encoding carbohydrate ABC transporter permease, coding for MKTRPNYLAGIGSFIWLLIVAIPLYVMLSGTFQTREEFGDNGPLSFPSSFTLQNYADAITSGFGRYFLNTVVVTVGVVAIVLLLVPPLSYAIVRSRSRAASFVFRFFLLGLAIPAQAVIVPVFYLINTVGLYDNLIGVILPTAAFALPICTLILSGTMRDITGELYEAMAMDGASPARAFFRLVLPLSKGGISTIAVFSALQAWNGFLFPLILTQSESTRVVTLGLFNFQTQYGINIPGLLAAVTLSMVPVLLVYLFARRALVQGLMGAGGK
- a CDS encoding carbohydrate ABC transporter permease — encoded protein: MTTLATRRQAGPGGSTPSRPARSGASSVGRPGFAWALPATIFFALFALVPLAAVAVLSFTSWSGLGDPEFVGLENWETLVTDPVMVKSLWLSLLFIVLGVVTQTPLSILLGVWAAGNQRNRAILSAIYFVPLLLSSAAISVLWRALLDPNFGIPGQLSWLFGDGNLLGTQSGAIGVLIFVGMWQFTPFHTLIYQGAAKGIPTVLYQAASIDGAGMVRQFFSITLPQLRNTAITSIILMVVGGLTTFETVLILTNGGPGTDTTITAFYMYQEAFQSFDFGVGSAIALVLVVVATLISLVVVKVSGYDKMNSSLEGL